The Tenrec ecaudatus isolate mTenEca1 chromosome 4, mTenEca1.hap1, whole genome shotgun sequence region agagaattcCTGGAGGAAAGCTTACCCAGCTTAATgattgaaaaccaggcaaccattcaggaggctgaaagaacaccagctagactaaatcccaagaagtcaccaaggcacatgatagttaaattatccaactttgagggagaaaatcatgagagcagttagggaaaaacaagcaatcacatataatggTCTCCAAATAAtattatgctcagacctatcagcagaaactgtgaagaagaggagagagtggagtaacatattccaaaaaatgAAGGGACACTCTATCTAGCCAagctatcaatcaagatagacagCGAAATGagaatcttcccagacaaggaaaagttcaaagaatacattagaagaaacccagccttacaaaaaatccttgccgacccagtatgggcagaagaacaacactcaccaagcataaataagagaccaccacatatagCAACCTcatccagagggcaaaaaagagaaaacagacttcaagacagcattgacttaaatatagaaagacttcaaaggctgctgaggtaagctttaaaaaaaaaaaaaggcaagaggggcatagggaaaaagctactgtatacaaacattcctggggtgaggaccaggtaatatggcagggaccagaccaaatacagggatgcacatagtagaccactaaaaaagaggtggggaaaggaaaaataataataaaaaagaaaggggtagcgggggcacagggcactaactcactcaAGCAGAGGTTATTGTTTGTGtccccacagggaaagagagactagccttcaaccaggtgctccaagatgtgaatgcaacataccagtgtggagtagggaatcagtggaaAGGTCTGGGAGCCGGTcccaacaccaactactaagtggacacttgTCCCTCccatcagaagaatttatttcaaaggacagcactgaatctacaactCCTGAAGAGGGACACATCTGATAGgagcacatgggagaagatgaagggggatgaggagagagtggagcacatcatggcccaggaggtcgatgttcccaattagaacagtcaGCTGCACCCAGTGTCTTGATGCTTCCAGGTGCAATGAGCTTCCTCAAAAGTTTCCTTCCTCCGGGCCCGGCCGAGGGGCTGCGGCAGCAGCTGCCCGACACTGAGGCTGTGCTGGACGGCAAGGGCCTCGGCACTGGCACTCTGTACATCGCAGAGAGCCGCCTGTCTTGGTTGGATGGCTCTGGATTAGGATTCTCATTGGAATACCCTGCTATTAGTTTACATGCTGTGTCCCGAGACCTAAATGCTTATCCGCGAGAACATTTGTATGTTATggtgaatgcaaaatttggagaaGAATCAAAAGACTCTgtggatgaagaagaggaggaagacagTGACGATGATGCTGAACCTATTGCTGAATTTAGATTCGTGCCTAGTGATAAATCAGCAATGTTCGCTGCAATGTGTGAATGCCAAGCATTGCATCCAGATCCTGAGGATGAAGATTCAGATGATTATGATGGAGAAGAGTATGATATAGAAGCACACGAACAAGGGCAGGGGGACATTCCTACATTTTATACCTATGAAGAAGGATTATCCCATTTAACAGCAGAAGGCCAAGCCACGTTGGAGAGATTAGAAGGAATGCTTTCTCAGTCTGTGAGCAGTCAGAATAACATGGCTGGGGTCCGGACCGAGGACTTGATAAGAGATTTCGAAGATGGGATGGAGATAGATGCTACACCCACAGTTGCTGGGCAATTTGAGGATGCGGATGTTGATCACTGAAAATGGCTTTAAGATTCTGCCCGTAACTAGGAGATCTGGTGCCCTCTACATAGTGGAGTTGGGGTTTATGGAAGACTTTCCTTCTTCAAAACTCACCCGAACCAGTTCTTTTCTTGAGACAGACAATACTGTGATAGTAAGTTGTCACCAGCAAAAGAAACTTGTGACCTTTATTAACAAAGGTGAATTAACTAAGAGCATTTGTAGTTATTGTTGACCCCTAAACTTTCTGAATCTAAGTACCTCAGAGTAGACCCATAATTTCTCTCTTTATAAGCTAGCAGGCCTGCATGGTGAACATGCACAAGAGCTTGGAGGTGGAAGTAAACTCATTGGGGAAGGGAGAGACCGAGACTTCATAGAAATCTTAACTTCTCTGTTTATTTTCCTTAGGGGCAAAGATCTTTTATTAATTTAAATGAGGCCCAGATTATTAATTCAGGCATCTCTAGGGAGTCTCTCCTAAAACATCCAGCCACCCGTCCTTGGGCATCTCCTTGCACCATGCTTCACCAGTACAATTCCAGTCTGTCATAGTCCCCAGCCTTTTACAGGGTCATTTTCTGTAAGAACACATGAAATTGGGATGAACTTCTCAATGTACTTCATGAGAATGGCTTTGTCTGAGTAACAGCGAAACAAATAAATCTAGGTtttctataaaaaaaaaaaaagaacagtcagctgacagagaggaccacatggccggccccactatgagacatgacgccctcactgacccatagccctacaggggacaacaccagagacacagtgtgggaactgcacccgatcgtatcctgccacaccgaagcaaaacattaagggggtcaacagaacagcaagggaatggagtggcgaggtccccagggaatgctgaaggtgaactttggggccagggcatggtgccccaacagacgggactggaaacactcctaaaggccaacaaacagtccttgaactaactacaagcttttctttcttgttgtgctttgttttgtttatgtgcatgttattatctccgcaggtctgtctaaatggatgaacaatctggaggagaaaacaacgggactgatagttctgtggggacatgggagcgggtgaggtgggggggaaagtagtggtgttaataaacccagggacaagggaacaacaagcgatccaaatcggtggtgaggagggtgtgggaggcctggttgggtatgatcaagggtaatgtaactaagaggaattggtgaaaccctggtggggactgagcatgatagtgggactggaggaaagtcaaaggaaatagaggaaagagctgggaggcagagggcatttataaaggtctagataaagacatatacatatgcaaatatatttatacatgaggatggggaaatagatctatgtgcatatatttatagggttagtattaaggtagcagaaggacattgggcctccactcaagtactccctcaatgcaagaatactttcttctattaaattggcattctatgatacttaccttcctgacacaaacattgaagacaaagagggcgaacaactaaatgtggtgaagaaagttgatgatgcccagctatcaaaagatatagcatgtggggtcttaaaggcttgaaggtaaacaagcggccatctagctcagaagcaaaaaagcccacatggaagaagcacaccagcctgtgtgaccccaaggtgctgaagggatcagttatcaggcatcaaagaacaaaaaaatcatatcgttgtgtgtTCACTTCCCTGATATGCAcgttgaagacaaataggtgaataagcaaatgtggtgaagaaagctgacagtgcctggctatcaaaagatatagcgtctggggtcttaaaggcttgaaggtaaacaagcagccatctggctcagaagcaataaagcccacatggaagaagcacaccagcctgtgcgatcacaggtgttgaagggatcaggcataaggcatcatcagaacaaaaaaatcttaccatagtgaatgaagagggaagcgcagggtggagacccaaagcccatttgttggccactggagatccccttgcagaggggtttaggggaggagatgagtcagtcagggtgtgatgtatcaACAAtgatgaatacagctttcctctagtttctaaattctTGCTCCTGCTCTccgcctccgcccccccccccccaccgcccgccactatcatgatccaaattctacttcgcaagtctgactagaccagaggatgtacactggtgcagataggagctggaggcacagggaatccagggtggatgataccttcaggaccaggggtgtgattggcgatactgggagggtagagggagagtgggttggaaagagggagaaccgattacaaggatctacatgtgacctcctcccttggggatggacaacagaaaagtgggtgaagggagacgtcggacagggcaagatatgacaaaataataaattatcaagggctcatgagggagggtggagcggagagggagtgggaaaaaaaagagaactagatgccaagggcttagtggagagcaaatgttttgaaaatgctgagggcaatgaatgtacagatgtgctttacacaattgatgtatgtatggattgtgataagagttttatgagcccctaataaaacatttaaaagagagtatttgaaaattattcaaataagcagttgaatgactaacaaatccacaaaagaaaaacagaaaaataagatTAAGTATTAATTTCCTAGAAGGTAGGATCATTTCCTAGAAAATAGAAGTAATCTtaaaagggagcttcaaaaagttgctGGGAAATTTTCATTCTTTTCATCGCG contains the following coding sequences:
- the LOC142447130 gene encoding methylosome subunit pICln-like isoform X3, coding for MSFLKSFLPPGPAEGLRQQLPDTEAVLDGKGLGTGTLYIAESRLSWLDGSGLGFSLEYPAISLHAVSRDLNAYPREHLYVMVNAKFGEESKDSVDEEEEEDSDDDAEPIAEFRFVPSDKSAMFAAMCECQALHPDPEDEDSDDYDGEEYDIEAHDGMEIDATPTVAGQFEDADVDH
- the LOC142447130 gene encoding methylosome subunit pICln-like isoform X2 yields the protein MSFLKSFLPPGPAEGLRQQLPDTEAVLDGKGLGTGTLYIAESRLSWLDGSGLGFSLEYPAISLHAVSRDLNAYPREHLYVMVNAKFGEEAMFAAMCECQALHPDPEDEDSDDYDGEEYDIEAHEQGQGDIPTFYTYEEGLSHLTAEGQATLERLEGMLSQSVSSQNNMAGVRTEDLIRDFEDGMEIDATPTVAGQFEDADVDH
- the LOC142447130 gene encoding methylosome subunit pICln-like isoform X4 produces the protein MSFLKSFLPPGPAEGLRQQLPDTEAVLDGKGLGTGTLYIAESRLSWLDGSGLGFSLEYPAISLHAVSRDLNAYPREHLYVMVNAKFDEQGQGDIPTFYTYEEGLSHLTAEGQATLERLEGMLSQSVSSQNNMAGVRTEDLIRDFEDGMEIDATPTVAGQFEDADVDH
- the LOC142447130 gene encoding methylosome subunit pICln-like isoform X1, which codes for MLPGAMSFLKSFLPPGPAEGLRQQLPDTEAVLDGKGLGTGTLYIAESRLSWLDGSGLGFSLEYPAISLHAVSRDLNAYPREHLYVMVNAKFGEESKDSVDEEEEEDSDDDAEPIAEFRFVPSDKSAMFAAMCECQALHPDPEDEDSDDYDGEEYDIEAHEQGQGDIPTFYTYEEGLSHLTAEGQATLERLEGMLSQSVSSQNNMAGVRTEDLIRDFEDGMEIDATPTVAGQFEDADVDH